One Gammaproteobacteria bacterium genomic window carries:
- a CDS encoding Ni/Fe hydrogenase subunit alpha has protein sequence MADRRRIEINVPALARVEGEGALELRIENQAITDLKLRIFEPPRLFEKFLEGRNCREVPDMVARICGICPVAYQMSAVQALEAILGITPGPWVRAMRRVYYCGEWIESHALHIHLLAAPDFLGARDITALARSHPGAVHRGLRLQALGNDIIRFLGARSVNPVGARVGGFYHAPPEDAAAALCERIHAALPEAEALVRWTASLPFPEQRQDFNQVALRHGGEYPMNEGRIVSSRGLAITADDFECHFEEHQHPHSTALHCLLDNAPYLVGPLARLNLNLDCLPAALRALVAESGVTFPSNNMFHSITARAVEIHYALSEALRLLEGYRRPSSPYEETTPRAGVGCGATEAPRGLLWHRYELDEQGRVRRARIVPPTSQNQARIEEDLRTALPAFGLARDQEALRRFSEQLIRNYDPCISCATHFLDLRVQRC, from the coding sequence ATGGCGGATAGGCGCCGGATTGAAATCAATGTACCCGCCCTGGCCCGGGTGGAAGGGGAAGGGGCCCTGGAACTGCGCATCGAAAACCAGGCCATCACCGACCTGAAACTGCGCATTTTTGAACCCCCGCGCTTGTTCGAGAAGTTTCTCGAAGGCCGCAACTGCCGCGAAGTGCCTGACATGGTGGCGCGCATCTGCGGCATCTGCCCGGTGGCCTATCAAATGAGTGCGGTGCAGGCCCTGGAGGCCATTTTGGGCATCACACCCGGCCCCTGGGTGCGGGCTATGCGGCGGGTTTACTATTGCGGCGAGTGGATCGAAAGCCACGCTTTGCACATCCATTTGCTGGCGGCGCCGGATTTTCTGGGCGCCAGGGACATCACCGCCCTGGCCCGCAGCCACCCCGGGGCGGTGCACCGTGGCCTGCGCCTGCAGGCCCTGGGCAACGACATCATCCGCTTTTTGGGCGCGCGCTCGGTCAATCCCGTGGGCGCCCGGGTGGGCGGTTTTTATCATGCCCCGCCGGAGGACGCCGCCGCGGCGCTGTGCGAACGCATCCACGCCGCCCTGCCGGAGGCGGAAGCCCTGGTCCGCTGGACCGCCTCCCTGCCTTTTCCCGAGCAACGCCAGGACTTCAACCAGGTGGCCCTGCGCCACGGCGGTGAATACCCCATGAACGAAGGGCGCATCGTCTCCAGCCGGGGCCTGGCTATCACAGCCGACGATTTCGAATGCCACTTCGAGGAACATCAGCATCCCCACTCCACCGCGCTCCACTGCCTGCTGGACAACGCGCCGTATCTGGTGGGCCCCCTGGCCCGGCTGAATCTGAACCTGGACTGCCTGCCCGCTGCCCTGCGCGCCCTGGTGGCAGAGAGCGGGGTGACGTTTCCCAGCAATAATATGTTTCACAGCATCACCGCGCGGGCGGTGGAAATTCATTACGCCCTGAGCGAAGCCTTGCGCCTGTTGGAAGGCTACCGGCGCCCGTCTTCGCCCTATGAGGAAACGACGCCGCGCGCCGGGGTGGGCTGCGGTGCCACCGAGGCACCGCGGGGCCTGCTCTGGCACCGCTATGAACTGGATGAACAGGGCCGGGTGCGGCGGGCGCGCATCGTGCCACCCACCAGCCAGAACCAGGCGCGCATCGAGGAGGACCTGCGCACGGCGCTGCCTGCCTTCGGCCTGGCGCGAGACCAAGAGGCGCTGCGCCGCTTCAGCGAGCAGCTGATCCGCAATTACGACCCCTGCATCTCCTGCGCCACCCATTTCCTCGATCTCCGTGTGCAGCGCTGTTAG
- a CDS encoding hydrogenase maturation protease, producing MTTPASPAPPISSISVCSAVSVLGVGTAAGADDVGWRVVEHLHRRFPDGPGRGLSCRRVMAELMVALATAPAAVIVDAACAGGRSGEIYRLTTADLTRLPRRFISSHGLSVAEALALAGALEQVPPELLIYGVEMGAPPRTARLKERVVTALAAEIQAVITAYQRTGRLRFPLSP from the coding sequence ATTACGACCCCTGCATCTCCTGCGCCACCCATTTCCTCGATCTCCGTGTGCAGCGCTGTTAGCGTCCTGGGCGTGGGCACGGCGGCGGGCGCCGACGATGTGGGCTGGCGGGTGGTGGAGCACTTGCACCGCCGCTTCCCGGACGGGCCGGGCCGGGGGCTGAGCTGCCGCCGGGTGATGGCCGAACTCATGGTGGCTCTGGCCACCGCCCCGGCGGCGGTCATCGTCGACGCCGCCTGTGCGGGTGGCCGCAGCGGTGAAATCTACCGCCTCACCACCGCCGACCTTACCCGTCTCCCGCGCCGCTTCATCTCCAGCCATGGTTTGTCCGTGGCCGAGGCCCTGGCGCTGGCCGGAGCCCTGGAGCAGGTGCCGCCGGAACTGTTGATCTACGGCGTGGAAATGGGTGCCCCCCCCCGGACTGCCCGCCTGAAGGAGCGCGTCGTCACCGCACTCGCAGCGGAAATACAAGCTGTCATCACCGCCTATCAGCGCACGGGCCGGCTCCGTTTTCCTCTCTCTCCCTGA